Proteins encoded within one genomic window of Fragaria vesca subsp. vesca linkage group LG1, FraVesHawaii_1.0, whole genome shotgun sequence:
- the LOC101308032 gene encoding lysosomal beta glucosidase-like — protein MARVLLLVLCLCIEAAAATGTAEAAGGGGYLKYKDPKQPLNTRIKDLLGRMTLEEKIGQMTQIERSVASAEVMNKYYIGSVLSGGGSVPSKQASAETWVAMVNDFQKGSLSTRLGIPMIYGIDAVHGHNNVYKA, from the exons ATGGCGAGGGTGCTGCTTCTTGTGCTATGCCTGTGTATAGAGGCGGCGGCGGCGACCGGAACAGCAGAAGCAGCAGGTGGAGGAGGATACCTGAAATATAAGGACCCAAAACAGCCCTTGAATACAAGGATCAAGGACCTCCTGGGCCGGATGACTCTGGAGGAAAAGATTGGCCAGATGACGCAGATAGAGCGCAGTGTTGCTTCAGCTGAGGTCATGAACAAGTACTACATTG GGAGTGTCCTGAGCGGCGGTGGGAGTGTACCCTCAAAACAAGCTTCTGCAGAGACTTGGGTTGCAATGGTGAACGATTTTCAAAAGGGTTCTCTATCAACTCGCCTCGGTATTCCGATGATTTATGGTATCGATGCTGTTCATGGCCACAACAATGTCTACAAGGCA
- the LOC101308327 gene encoding uncharacterized protein LOC101308327 produces the protein MSNTGPKPKRLKKITGWFQRTNVSSSSSNSISNPSISSPNIDHPTQPSESPNIDDPPQSVEPPNRVNALERDPGLRSPIWKYPVNERDSVRKAYILLGPFQPELVFPLSEHRDQQRRFQYSWFKDNSWLEYSIALDKAYCFPCFLFDTENSKNHAFTVEGFRNWKRVCVSDNMFMKHVGGITSPHNAAMQKWDLLRNLEKHIETILESRSRKDVEDNRMRLKAAIEADECGGGESCLGNAPRNAKYTSPTIQKELLNILGNKVRGKIRDEVGNSKYCILVDEAVDTSSKEQMLTLNATAQGVHDIWEFFSTLSFIVNFLDSSAKRHSALKEVRKEEIANLVAYGELQTVLCQTLQRKSLDFVHAMNFVRHTKYLLQDMRDEGWNDLVCSVESFCEKHDLDMPNMNASYNDGTGRACQQMNFITFEHHYRIEVFNVVIDFQLSELNRRFSEEASELLILSSTLDPHDNFRNFKCEDVCNLAKQFYPKDFDDGEMYALESECVFYEIDMRGDPKFKNMESISDLCRTLVQTRKSEFCPMLYRLICLVLTIPVSTATTERAFSAMNIIKNKLRNKMGDEYLGDCMVLHIEKEYAESVTNEEVIKEFEASSTRRVKFS, from the exons ATGTCGAATACAGGGCCAAAACCGAAGCGATTAAAAAAAATTACTGGATGGTTTCAAAGAACTAATGTCTCCTCTTCAAGTTCAAATTCAATTTCTAATCCTTCCATATCTTCTCCAAACATTGATCATCCAACTCAACCTTCAGAGTCTCCAAATATAGATGATCCACCACAATCTGTAGAGCCACCAAATAGGGTCAATGCTCTTGAACGTGATCCTGGATTACGTTCTCCTATATGGAAATATCCAGTGAATGAGCGTGACAGTGTTCGAAAAGCCTATATTTTGTTGGGGCCGTTTCAACCTGAGTTGGTGTTTCCATTATCAGAACATAGGGATCAACAACGTAGATTTCAGTATTCTTGGTTCAAGGACAATTCATGGCTTGAGTATTCAATTGCTCTTGATAAAGCATATTGCTTTCCTTGTTTTCTTTTTGACACTGAAAATTCGAAAAATCATGCATTCACTGTTGAAGGGTTTAGAAATTGGAAGAGAGTTTGTGTTAGTGATAATATGTTTATGAAGCATGTAGGGGGCATTACATCTCCACATAATGCTGCAATGCAAAAATGGGATTTGTTAAGAAACCTAGAGAAGCATATTGAAACAATTCTTGAGTCAAGATCACGAAAGGATGTGGAAGACAACCGAATGAGGCTTAAGGCTGCAATAGAGGCT GATGAGTGTGGAGGTGGAGAAAGTTGTTTGGGAAATGCTCCTAGAAATGCTAAGTACACTAGTCCAACAATTCAAAAGGAGCTCCTAAATATTCTTGGTAACAAAGTGAGGGGCAAGATACGTGATGAAGTTGGGAATTCCAAGTATTGTATTCTTGTTGATGAAGCAGTTGACACTTCTAGTAAGGAACAAATG TTGACATTAAATGCTACAGCTCAAGGAGTGCATGACATTTGGGAATTCTTTTCTACCTTGAGTTTTATTGTGAATTTTCTTGATTCTTCTGCTAAGCGGCATTCTGCATTAAAAGAGGTGAGAAAGGAGGAAATTGCAAATTTGGTAGCTTATGGGGAACTTCAAACAG TTCTTTGTCAGACATTGCAGCGAAAATCTCTCGACTTTGTGCATGCTATGAACTTTGTTAGACATACAAAGTACCTTCTTCAAGATATGAGAGATGAAGGCTGGAATGATTTGGTATGCAGTGTGGAATCTTTTTGTGAAAAGCATGATCTTGATATGCCTAACATGAATGCTTCTTATAATGATGGTACGGGTCGGGCTTGTCAACAAATGAATTTCATTACATTTGAGCATCATTACCGTATAGAGGTTTTCAATGTTGTGATTGATTTTCAGTTGAGTGAGTTGAATAGAAGGTTCTCAGAAGAAGCATCAGAACTCCTTATACTTAGTTCAACTCTGGATCCTCATGATAACTTCAGGAATTTTAAATGTGAAGATGTTTGCAATCTTGCAAAGCAGTTTTATCCTAAAGATTTTGATGATGGTGAAATGTATGCTCTAGAATCAGAGTGTGTATTTTATGAGATAGATATGCGTGGTGATCCTAAATTCAAAAATATGGAGTCCATTTCTGACTTGTGCCGCACCTTGGTTCAAACGAGGAAGTCTGAATTTTGCCCTATGCTTTATAGACTGATTTGTTTAGTTTTGACTATTCCTGTCTCTACTGCTACCACTGAAAGAGCATTTTCAGCTATGAACATCATTAAGAATAAACTTAGAAACAAAATGGGAGATGAGTATCTTGGTGATTGTATGGTCCTTCACATTGAGAAAGAGTATGCTGAATCTGTTACCAATGAGGAGGTGATTAAAGAGTTTGAAGCTTCATCAACTCGTCGAGTTAAATTTAGTTAG